The segment AGTAGTGAGAATGTTGTTTGTTTGGTGTTTGAGATTATGAAATgagtctctatttatagatggaattttttatcattataaatttttggAGGTAGCACTTTTAGTCCCTCAATTATTGAtaaattcttattttagttCTGATAATATCTGACTAGTTAAGCATATAATTGAAATATAcccttttaattactttttttttggataaaattcacAAATTTATCGTAATTATTAAGCGTTTTactatttatttacttattttttacgTTAAGCTTATATTGTTACTCCATATTTGACAGTAATATAGTTACAAAAGTATTTCAAATACAACATATTACCTGCATGTAAGGATTAAAAACACatgtttcaattaattaaaagttaaatatgtttcatcaaataaaatcaaaacaagAATTTGTCAATAATTAAGGGATCAAAAGTgatcctttcttcttcttttttcccatCCTACTTCTAAATTCTAAAACTAATGTAAGAAATTATGATGAGGAAGCCCATGTGGACATATACCAAGACAAGCTGGCAAATTTATACAGCTTGGATTAATTTaggagtatatgatgaattattataGACTTTGTAGTCTTGTAAATTTCATTAGTTGTCTATATTTTATCTTCTTCCTCTAAGAAAAattattcatcttttatttttcacatgggacttaattatattaatattttctctaataTTTGAACATTGATCCTCAAAACAACTTGGATCcaatcaagttttttttttcttttgttcagATTGGAAACTAGCTAGTAATACTTCGTCTATTTTTCTCACCTTCAATCAATGAGAAATTTATATTCGAAAcacaattttttattcatttctcACTGAATCAATTTACTGAAAAAATGTACGATAGAGATAAAATAGTTTTATTTCTTACTCAAAATACTGAGaaactttctaattttttcgTGTGAAAATAtcactattattttttctaactgattcaatcaaaatatttgtAGAACTAACCgcaaatatttttgatgaaaaattttaatggaaaaataataaGTAGTGTGTATTATGCTAATGGAAGTGTGTAAAAAAGAAGACTTGATAGAAATGCTTACGCTTGGATTTCTACACTATCAAGAAgtttcttcttttatatttttctattgatgttgataGCCTTACTATATATGTTAGTTTCTTAATACGGCAATGAAccgataaataataataattattgacATCATTGTGTTATAGTTGATCTTTTTATTAAACTCGTTAGTAAGTactatattattgatttattttgaaattcaactaatttagatttgtgttgaaaaatttcattttaagagTAAAGCAATTTCTTTTCAAAGACGATCGGAGCTCAAATCTTAAACTTCTGATTAAGATTAAAAGAATACTTATTTGTGATATTAATATGACAacaactaacttacctaacacTAAAACAAAAATCTAACAAAATAGGACAATATATACTTGTAAAGAATGACACATAAGTGATAAGTGATATGACGAATTAGTTAAAAATGTActaattgaataataattagTCTTAATAACGACTCAATCACAAAAGAACATCCTCTAATCGTCGGTGGAATATCCTAATTATTAGAAGAGTAAAAATTACTATtgtttttttctgaaaaaatattactttcacagctgaaaaatactataaatgaGTGGTCGTGAATATActtcttcatttcaatttattttaatataatttgaatgAGGTTTAAGTAAATACTAAGATATATAATCTTAAACATCTTATGATATGCATgcttttactttatttaaatttttttagagtGTCAAATATGTCATAATTTTTGACTggatatgaaaaaatttattaaaaatataataaaagatataaaactaattgtttttaaatataagtaTGTTAGATATCCTTGAGACAAACTAAAAAGTGTATATTACATGCCATATTCGAATTCAGATTTAATGAAATTCGTGTACATCAAACACAAGATACTAGGTGAGAagtgttatgcggaattcgagataatacgagaaaatataaacgctaaaaacaagacaacagatttacgtggttcaccaataaattggctacgtccacgggaagagggagagcagttttattaaggagaggcaagaacagaattacagaatagggtttgccatagcgtctatatatagtgctaagctatgccctaacaggcttgggcccaacatacagaattgacagataattaagggcccaatacaacaacattgtataccgtcgggccgggggcgtctccgcccccccggacccccaggccagggggcgcgtcgccccccctggaccccccgactcgctgaccgggcagcgagatccccgtcctttctgtttgtaacgggtccaattcaaggcattcaacaagaagattaaaaaaagacaaaaaaggaTTGCATAAAAGTAATAATGTACATTATTCTTTGATGAATTAGATTGAGTGAGATGAGTATTGTTTTAAAATCATatgaaattaaagttaaaatttaacttACATCACAAAAATCAAATACGAAAAAGTTAAGAATGATTGTTCaaatattataagaaaattaatatccatgtcattaatCAAcaagacttttttttattttttaacactcATAGCAAGTTTATCTACACCTTCTTTATATGTCTAGAGAagtaatttcattttttgtcaAGCATGCTGTACAAATATTACATTATTGTTACTAGCAACCAGTTATATATACTATAGCCATTGGCGGAGCCAAGTATCCTTAAAGGTTCATTCGAACTTTCTTCGACagaaaaattacattatttttatatagttaaattgatgttttaagtatatataataaatattaaactcACTTCGACAATTTTGTGTAtctactttttcaaattttatactttttattgaaaaattctGACTCCATTAGTATCTATATCACACAATGATTGGGAGAATCCTATAATGAAAGCTTGGTACACATTCTTTTTtctaatgaatgaaataaattaaatgaagtgCATGGGATTTAAACGCTCTAGGCATGTTTCTTGGCTCGATATGACGGTCTATCATTATTGTCCAGGATAAGagttaatattcaaaatttgtaaattcaaaattttagtcattttaataaCTTGTACATATTGAATaggtttttctaaaaaaaattaaaattaaaattaaaattattgagttcGATTAAATCTGTGTCACACTCCAGCCTGATTAGATTACTAAATAAAGAGGTGTCCTGTCACAATTAGTTGAATTTCTAGTCACATATTGCGCAGCTTatgcataaaaaaaacaacaaacaaacaaatttaaagGCACGTATAGTGGATCAAGttgttttcattaaaatttcaaattccaaGCTGCAATTTAATAGTTCAGACCATAATTTTGAAACCCTTGACTCAAAATACGTTAATATATATGGTTTTACTTTGAATGTATGAACAAAGTATCAAGAATATCTATTCCTATGATTATGGATtgccaaataaaaatttaaaatgaaatattttaataatgaatatatcCAATTATAACTTTATATTAGCATCTTTGACAAATAAATTGTCAATATTTgcggtgatttttttttttgttttggatttCCTAGACTGGCCAGGATCTATCAATACCACATATTTTATAGtgctaaaaatatatagaaaactaCTGGTATACTAAAATtagttatttcaaatatttatcattttaaaaattaagagtgtaataattattatattccaCTTACCCTTGGTGTTAGTTATGTTGCTCTAGAATTAAGAGAGAACCACCAAATTAAAGAACGTGAAGCAGTTAATAAAGCTATTCCTTTCTTAGAGGTTTTGAATTCGAATTTAgatatcaaacaattttttataaagaCATACTTCAGTATAAATATCGAACATCGAATAGGGAAAAAGGGGACTAGGTGAACAAACAAACAAAGACTAAGGAATTAATAAGggataaattaattcattttttcttcttaataggTTTGTAAATCtcgtttttgttttttcatcttGCTATTCTTCTCCCATGCACTTTTgtcttctcaattttttttatttcatttcttttgagTTGATCAGGGTCTATCAAAAATATCATGTCTACTTCATAAAGAATTTACATACATTTTATTCTCTATAGTAGAATTAaactgaatatgttattattgtcgTTGGCGTGTAAAATATTTAACGTCAAAACTAAAATGGAAGCATAAAATGGGAGTAAGTTATAACCCAAAAATATGTATTCACACTTTGACCCTAAGGATTGTTCTTATTAATTTGCTTTCCCACAGTACACTTTCTAATATTGACTTGGCTAATAATGAAACTAAACATAGGCCACACATTTTCCTTGACAGAAGAGAAAGATAATGACATTGGAATATATATCTTATTAATTTTCAACTAGTTGCACTAATACGATAATACTTGATGAAAACAACTTTTTAATTaccttatttattttctaataaaacGGAATGAACGCATTGACTAGAAGTGATTGACCCTAATGAGAgagtttttggatttttttgtatttgtataatctAGAAGTGAGAGGAGACAACAGcgtaaaaaaagaatttttagcaataatattaaatatctgAATAGATTAAAGTTTTATAttgatagtttttttattttttcatctttgtATCCATATTAGAGTCCAATTCAATTAGAATTTACGTTGAAAgatttatacttttttatttctcacccggtgtttgatttttatattagagTTCGACTAAATTCGAATCTGCATGGATCCCATATTTTACTCTCCTTAAAAAACAACTCTGTGTCCAAAAAGACTCAAATCCGAGACctcttaattataattataaatgaaacgctacgtatatatatattgagccTAACAATTTGGATCAAAATTAATAGATCAGCCAAACGAGTATAGAATTGGTGGAAATGATGAGTCATGTAGAATTTAGGTCCAGTAAAAAATTATGGAATACGTGAGTAAAGTCACACattaataattgaaatttacaaaaaaaaaactatatataaaaagtgGTGTCTTAAATCTTACCTAATGAATATCCTGATATTTTTTACCCTTACTATTAGGTACACTTATCATtctaattttgattaatttcttttaaaaaatttcttaacgTATTTATcgttaaaaaaattacaacttgTCTAAGTTTCCCTCGTTAATGTAATACTCTTATAACAATTCTTTGAATCACACGATCCCACGGGcatagtattattatttttagattaaGACATTATTAAGGCTGATTATTCAATTAGCACACTATTAATCCGTGATCATGTACAGATCATTAGTTTTTAATTATTCCCCTCGTGTCATTTATGTTAAATCCTGCTTTGGGAGCCATTTTTTCTAAACACATATTTTCAGAATTAAATATAGGTAGTACATACACTAATTCATAACGTTTACATTTTATAACATGTCAATTAATTTaccataacttttttttaatcaaagttATTTGTTACATGTCATTCTTTTGTTACATTTACAATTACAATAGAGAATAGCTAGAAGAACGTCAAACAGACATCACTTTAATTAATTCGAACTCCTTGTACGGGGCCTTAACTTTATCTGAATTTTTCAACGTGAATCTAAATTTAGGCGGACTCTAATATCTAAACACCGGGTGAAAAACCTAATTTCTTTTACTAGTATTAGGTACTgaacaaaaaattaatcttgATGAGATCTAGGCCAGCAAGTTCAAGAACCATgatcaaataataattaagtccCATGTGAAAATACATAATCCAATAATAGTAATACTATCTCAACTTGCATTTGCCAGATTATTTCTCTAGACAATACATTCTCTATCCACATGTGCCTCtcacaaatttttgaaaaatataaaattaaaattaaaaaaaaataatcagattttCTATCTATAAATAGCCACTCATTTCATAATCTCAAATACCAAACAAACGATATTCTCACTACTAATTAGCCACATTCAATTGTTGAGAGtgctaattttaatttcttaagtTGGGAAAAAATGGCTAAGTTTGGTGCAACCTCAATTGCCCTTGTTCTCACATTGAACATTCTTTTTTTCACTATGGTTAGTTCCACTAATGTCCCATGCCCACCACCCCCACACCCCAAACCCCACTACCCTACCCCTACCCCCTCCACCCCATCATCAAAGGGTAAGTGCCCAAAGGACACACTAAAACTAAATGCTTGTACCAATTTATTGGGTGATTTATTGCACTTTGTTATTGGAAGTAGTCCAGCCAAGACTCAATGTTGCTCTTCAATGGAAGGACTTGTTGATCTTGATGCTGCTGTTTGCCTTTGCACTGCCCTTAAAGCCAATTTGTTGGGAATTAATCTAAATGTTCCACTTTCCCTTAGCTTGTTGCTCAACAATTGTGGCAAATATGCCCCAAAGAACTTTCAATGTGCTTAAGACAAATTAAGTTTCTATCAATGTGtttgatatattttgttataatttgtaTGTTTGTACTACCTTAGTTTCAAAggaagtatatttttttattctagttGGTAACTAGAAGGGAGGCTGGTTGTATCCAgtttttcatgaaataaatGTCATCTTTTGAAGTTGCCATCTTTTTTGCTTATTTGGAAATAGAAAAACTTATAAGatctgttttttcttcttttttaattgttactatattatatcaaacaaattaaacaaCAATTTGTTTTTCTATAATTTGCCTATATAGTTTCCTTTTCTAGATCACATTTTATCACGTATTAAGTCCAAATTAGCTCAAGCATTTACATAGGTTAACTTATGCTTTGATCCAAAATATCTCCAATAACAAACCATGCATATGacacacaaaaatatttagattaattGGAgtgacatttaaaaaaaaggaggCGGTTATCAGACTCATGTAAATTCATGCTTTCcttctaaaattatatatagtactgctatatttttaaaaaatatttaaatataaatgtgtttacCCACATGACTAGCTAGACATATCAATAAATACACGTCTTTAAGTGAGGTTAGAAATTTGAATCTTGCATCGATcttattgtatttttctttctaaaattagaTAACACCTCTCTAAGTGATATCGATAGCGCTCTTTATACATATAAggaataatgcacaagtaccccctcaacctatgcccgaaatctcagagacacacttatactatactaaggtcctattatcccctgaacttattttattaataattttctaccccttttcgtcctacgtggcactatcttgtggaccccaacgctggttgacttttttttcaagctagtgccacgtaggccaaaaaggggtagaaaattacttataaaataagttgaggggtaataggaccttagtatagtataagtgtatctctgaaatttcaaatatagATTGAGagaatacttgtgcattttccctaatctttcaaaattttcgaGTTTGTCACATTGGAAATTCATAAATAGTGACCCATTGTGTCAAAATCCTACATAggcataaattaaattaatatacatattCAATTGTCTTATAGTGATTGGATTTTGTTTTCGAGATGGCAGAAACAAACTATTCTATAATAGTATTAATCTCTCTCTCAAAAATTGCCTAGGTGAACTATGTATTGTTGATTAATTAACGATGCACAAATTCTCCCTATATAAATTAAGTGCATTTATAAACAACCCTACTTATATATCTCaacacaaaaattataaataaataaatctccaTGGACAAAATTATCACAGTAGCCATTTTCTATACTatttaataatactaataataaataatgtacTTTATTGTATTTCTTAGTAAGTTTATATTTTCTAGAATCGAGTTGTTCATGTTTTGTATGTCGTTAATACAGTTTTACAGTCTATTTTGATTGAGCACTAAAACTTATTTATAGTGTGTCAATTAGACGCAATGCGCTGTCATGACAATTTTTGACACATATCATGGAATGCGTAGTAATTGAGCTCGTGATATTACTCTTTTGATGAACTACAACAACTATTTTAACCGGAAAATATAAGATTTTGCCTGAATGGTAAAGAGAATCACAAGTTCCTACCCCATTAGCAATTTTGGGCCTCTATAGTATTGTATCTTGAATTGAGCCTACATAAATTATCCACACCACATCcaatatttatttaagaaaaaataacttaaatacacaactataagttttatattctctaattttcccttctttttttaaatattacataattcccttttttttaattttagtgtaaGTTTATAGATAAAttacattctctctcctataatacacaattacccattttaatgcctattttttctccattaaaacactcaaccttttaaatcagtttttgaattttgaattttctccatttaaacactcaaccttttaaatcatttttttgattttgaattattaattttaattaattttaaataaaagacccaattttgaaattttgaatttcaaaattcaaaaattttgaaatttcaaaaatcaggACAACTTCTCTTAACTTCTCCTGTtttgttcttactccatcaagtttcagttcttttttttccataatCATCTTCCTTCTCTTAAAGATTAATTACTCCGCCATTGCAACTTCAACGTAAACCCACATGCTTAACAACtcccaaaaataaaaaccctaaacccccaAGTTCAGTTACCGAAGAAACAAATTCCAATCAGAGGAAAGATTAAACGAACAACCAAAAAGCAGATGAATTTGGTAATCTTCTTGTTCGGAGGCAAGCAGATGAAAATGAACGGTCACCTTACAAAAGGttcaaatgatatatatatatatatatatatatatatatatgatattcacTTTCATAAATCAGTAAGgtattagttgtttagttgatgtactgatacatgttttgaaaattgttataatgtatcattcactaagttTAATAAATGTGTCATCCACTgtacttgatgatacatataaaattgtTTAGTCGATGTTtctgatacatgtattagatatgtatcacatgttataatgttttagttaattcactgatacatgtagtagacatgtatcacatgtttttcatgtagtatgaatttctgaaaactGAAACCATGTATCAGTAAGTtattagttgttttatttagtatttatatttcaatatcgTTATAATTTGctgttttattttcaaattgcagCCACTGAagtacaagattaaaaagataCCAACACACCATAAGGTTTGCTGTCAATTTTAACAACAATTTCCTAAAggactttgaaaaatatataggGGAGAATGTTATCCAAATGTTTAATGATCTGTTACCTTATACATAGGGGAGGATGttatccaattacgtgctgattttatggtgattaatgatctgttaccttaaattaagctgttttagtaacaacattaattgtaccgtttttccccatttttttctcaacagtttaaacttaccatgtatcatttaccatgtatcactagagtctaaagtatcacggaacaacaaatttaagggattttttgtaaatactaatTTTGTTGGGACaaaatgtaattattgaattacactatgggattccttaaatttttacatttttatttggccCATATTCTCAACCATTGACACTAGTAGAATTTTATAGGAAACTTATAGTAATTTCTCTAGTTTACAAGTTAATTACTCagatatatacttttttttgcaATATTACAAATCTTACCAGATATTGGGCGTCTAGCTATgtctagatacatgtatctcgaaGTATATGGGGcaaattaggtgtaatttattttagatacaTCGTATTCAAGTGGATTTGCATGTATTTGGGATACATAGACGAATCTCATTGGCctccctcgcctctctcccaTCTCGCTCACCACTCTTTTATGTATCTGATATTgaagatacatatgaatcaCATCGATATACGTATATGTATGATTTTGGCATGATTTAAATGTATTTGGGATCCCTTCTTGCTTGCCTTTCTCTTCCTATTTTAGTGTACCTGATAGCAAAAATAGATGTATCAAGGTGTATATTCCTAAATACGATAGGGAACTTCAATTAATGACAAAACAcgtaatattttgaaaatataggTGATAAAAGTATATATGGTCGTGGAGCATgtctaattatataattttccttctttgtttCCCCAAAATGCCTCACCACTGTTACATTGACTTCTGGGCCCACATAGGCCCAATATAAGGAGAATATTTGGGCCCATACTCGTCAGGCTTCTCGTGGCCAGTTGGGCTTCACGTGCTCACTGACCCGCAAATCACACATTTGATAAAGAATCCAAAGATCTTTAACTTTTGCACAAATTATCCTCGAATGAAttgatctttaattttttacctGGCAATGGGGCGGGATGGATGCGGCAGGGTGAGTTTGAGGTTACGTAGGGTGGAGCAGGTTTTAGATTGTGGCATTGTGCGGGGGGAAAAAGATGTTGATGCAGCAGGCGAGAGCGGTTTGTGGTTATATGTGATTACAAATTTAATCTTAACTTTTTACATATTATTGAGagcattatttattaaaataattacttacaactattaaaatattaataatagtaaaTGAAAATTGttcaataaaatattacaatttcttaaatgtttcttacactatgtttggatcattgttatccattgtattgtattgtatcgttactatacctacaatatttgttttgattgttactcaaaatgtattgtactgtattgttaaatttcgttgttacgtaacaatgaaaacctctattttatggaacaatcAATTTGATGTGTTCTCATTGTcagttaatttctttttccaattatatctttatctaatatttcaaaatactattttaacctttactt is part of the Solanum pennellii chromosome 8, SPENNV200 genome and harbors:
- the LOC107028079 gene encoding 14 kDa proline-rich protein DC2.15-like, with translation MAKFGATSIALVLTLNILFFTMVSSTNVPCPPPPHPKPHYPTPTPSTPSSKGKCPKDTLKLNACTNLLGDLLHFVIGSSPAKTQCCSSMEGLVDLDAAVCLCTALKANLLGINLNVPLSLSLLLNNCGKYAPKNFQCA